A window of Verrucomicrobiota bacterium contains these coding sequences:
- a CDS encoding RNA-binding protein translates to MKLYVGNLSFHTTADDLQTAFEPFGAVAEVALISDRVTGRSRGFAFVTMGSRAEGQAAIEGLQGHELDGRALSVNEARPREERERFGGDRPSRPSGAKQRRW, encoded by the coding sequence ATGAAACTTTACGTTGGAAACCTCTCGTTTCACACCACCGCCGACGATCTCCAAACGGCTTTCGAACCGTTTGGCGCCGTGGCCGAAGTGGCCCTGATCAGCGACCGGGTCACGGGCCGCTCGCGCGGGTTTGCCTTTGTGACCATGGGCAGCCGGGCCGAAGGGCAGGCCGCCATCGAGGGCCTGCAGGGCCACGAACTCGACGGCCGCGCCTTGAGCGTCAACGAAGCGCGTCCCCGCGAGGAGCGGGAGCGCTTCGGCGGCGACCGGCCGAGCCGGCCTTCGGGCGCCAAGCAGCGCCGTTGGTGA